One segment of Mus caroli chromosome 6, CAROLI_EIJ_v1.1, whole genome shotgun sequence DNA contains the following:
- the Iapp gene encoding islet amyloid polypeptide, which translates to MMCFSKLPAVLLILSVALNHLRATPVRSGTNPQMDKRKCNTATCATQRLANFLVRSSNNLGPVLPPTNVGSNTYGKRNAAGDPNRESLDFLLI; encoded by the exons ATGATGTGCTTCTCCAAACTGCCAGctgtcctcctcatcctctctgtgGCATTAAACCACTTGAGAGCTACACCTGTCAGAAG TGGTACCAACCCTCAGATGGACAAACGGAAGTGCAACACGGCCACGTGTGCCACACAACGCCTGGCAAACTTTTTGGTTCGTTCCAGCAACAACCTTGGTCCAGTCCTCCCACCAACGAACGTGGGATCGAATACATATGGCAAGAGGAATGCGGCAGGGGATCCAAATAGGGAATCCTTGGATTTCTTACTCATTTAA